The following proteins are encoded in a genomic region of Devosia lucknowensis:
- a CDS encoding arginyltransferase: MTDQTPETTQLFLTAALPCPYLPGKMERKLFTHLSGRRASMLHQLLSDNGFRRSQNLIYRPACEGCNSCQSVRIVTREFSPNKRFRRIRRGNLDVSVTVQPTVATMEQFELFKRYLDARHAGGGMTQMSYQDYEYMVEDTPVQSVLVEYRLADRPDAPLVAVALTDVMPDGLSMVYSFYDPDLAHRSLGTFLILDHIEQVRSAGLSYVYLGYWVKDSPKMAYKGDYRPLEVQRGSLGWTRLES; the protein is encoded by the coding sequence ATGACCGACCAGACGCCCGAGACAACCCAGCTCTTCCTGACAGCGGCCCTGCCCTGCCCCTATCTGCCGGGCAAGATGGAGCGCAAGCTGTTCACGCACCTGAGCGGGCGGCGCGCCTCCATGCTGCACCAGCTGCTCAGCGATAACGGTTTCCGCCGCAGCCAGAACCTGATTTATCGCCCGGCCTGCGAGGGCTGCAATTCCTGCCAGTCGGTACGGATCGTCACGCGGGAGTTCTCGCCCAACAAGCGTTTCCGGCGCATTCGGCGCGGCAATCTGGACGTCTCGGTAACGGTGCAGCCGACTGTTGCGACGATGGAGCAGTTCGAGCTGTTCAAACGCTACCTCGATGCACGCCATGCCGGCGGAGGCATGACGCAGATGAGCTACCAGGACTATGAATACATGGTCGAGGATACGCCGGTGCAATCCGTGCTGGTGGAGTACCGGCTTGCCGACCGGCCTGACGCTCCGCTGGTGGCAGTGGCCCTGACCGATGTGATGCCCGACGGGCTATCGATGGTCTACTCCTTCTACGACCCGGACCTGGCGCATCGAAGCCTCGGAACATTCCTCATCCTCGACCATATCGAACAGGTCCGGTCGGCTGGCCTCAGCTACGTCTATCTCGGCTATTGGGTGAAGGATTCGCCCAAGATGGCCTACAAGGGCGACTATCGTCCGCTGGAAGTGCAGCGCGGATCGCTGGGCTGGACGCGGCTCGAGAGCTGA
- a CDS encoding Dabb family protein, whose product MIRHIVLHRFRADVPDTERAAIYADLAALKSVVPGYLTISSGPNISPEGLHQGYTDAFAIDFVDAAARDAYLVHPAHKAAGSRLVAALEGERNGLIVFDIEV is encoded by the coding sequence ATGATCCGTCACATCGTCCTCCACCGCTTCCGCGCCGACGTCCCCGACACCGAACGCGCCGCGATCTACGCCGATCTTGCCGCCCTCAAATCCGTCGTCCCGGGCTACCTCACCATCAGCTCCGGCCCCAATATCTCGCCCGAAGGCCTGCATCAGGGATATACCGATGCCTTCGCCATCGACTTCGTCGATGCGGCTGCGCGCGATGCCTATCTCGTGCACCCCGCGCACAAGGCCGCTGGCAGCCGTCTCGTCGCCGCCCTCGAAGGCGAGCGCAACGGGTTGATCGTGTTCGATATCGAGGTGTGA
- the parC gene encoding DNA topoisomerase IV subunit A has product MSDAETIQPPDDQRIVDLKQALEERYLSYALSTITQRALPDARDGLKPVHRRILHAMRLLRLDPNQGYKKSARIVGDVIGKFHPHGDQSIYDALVRLAQDFALRYPLVDGQGNFGNIDGDSPAAMRYTESRMTDVATRLLEGITENAIDFKPTYDGEDEEPVVLPSNFPNLLANGSTGIAVGMATSVPPHNLVELCNAALKLIHNPAATTEELIHADLTAPPSMDDLIRGPDFPTGGQLVESRSSIVHSYETGRGAFRHRAIWEKEDKGRGVYQIVVTKIPYGVQKSRLVEKIAELLLAKKLPLLKDVRDESADDIRLVLEPRAGTVDAVILMEQLFKLTELELRFSLNLNVLDKGMTPRVMSLADALRAWLDHRKVVLVRRSQHRLEQIASRLEVLEGYIIAYLNLDEVIRIIREEDDAKASLMATFSLTDNQAEAILNMRLRSLRKLEEIELRQEHKNLTEEKGKLEALLASDKRQWGEIARQVEALKKAYPLFEADGTTPHPLGARRTILGDAPSADAAEITEAFIEREPITVILSEKGWIRAPRGHAVEVNDEKGFKTGDRLKLSIKCETTNKLLMLTTGGKVYTLGADKLPGGRGQGEPVRIMVDIEEGQDIVDLFVYRPGKQRIIASSAGYGFIVPEDDLVANTRKGKQILNVGAPEEARLIVPSEGDRVAVIGQNRKLLVFPMAQLATMSRGKGVRLQRYKDGGISDIKTFYAADGLTWTDSSGRTYTKPAEELTDWNGDRASAGRQPPTGFPRNNKFVG; this is encoded by the coding sequence ATGTCCGACGCCGAGACCATTCAGCCGCCTGACGATCAGCGCATCGTCGATCTCAAGCAGGCGCTTGAAGAGCGGTATCTGAGCTACGCGCTATCGACCATCACGCAGCGCGCGCTGCCCGACGCGCGCGACGGCCTCAAGCCCGTGCATCGCCGCATCCTCCACGCCATGCGTCTGCTGCGTCTCGATCCCAACCAGGGCTACAAGAAAAGCGCCCGCATCGTTGGCGACGTCATCGGTAAGTTCCACCCTCACGGCGACCAGTCCATCTACGATGCACTGGTGCGCCTCGCGCAGGATTTTGCGCTGCGCTACCCGCTGGTCGACGGTCAGGGCAATTTCGGCAACATCGATGGCGATAGCCCTGCGGCCATGCGCTACACCGAAAGCCGCATGACCGACGTGGCCACGCGCCTGCTCGAAGGCATCACCGAGAATGCCATCGACTTCAAGCCCACCTACGACGGCGAGGACGAAGAGCCCGTCGTGCTGCCGTCCAATTTTCCCAATCTGCTGGCCAACGGCTCCACCGGCATCGCCGTGGGCATGGCGACGTCCGTTCCGCCGCACAACCTCGTCGAGCTCTGCAACGCCGCGCTCAAACTCATCCACAATCCTGCAGCCACGACCGAAGAACTCATTCACGCCGATCTGACCGCGCCCCCCTCGATGGACGATCTGATCCGTGGCCCCGATTTCCCCACGGGCGGACAACTGGTCGAGAGCCGCTCCTCCATCGTCCATTCATACGAGACGGGTCGCGGCGCCTTCCGCCACCGGGCCATCTGGGAAAAGGAAGACAAGGGCAGGGGCGTCTACCAGATCGTCGTCACCAAGATCCCCTATGGCGTGCAGAAATCGCGCCTCGTGGAAAAGATCGCCGAACTCCTGCTTGCCAAGAAGCTGCCGCTCCTCAAGGACGTGCGGGACGAGAGCGCCGATGACATCCGTCTGGTGCTCGAGCCGCGCGCCGGTACGGTCGACGCGGTTATACTCATGGAGCAACTGTTCAAGCTGACAGAGCTCGAACTGCGTTTCAGTCTCAATCTCAACGTTCTCGACAAGGGCATGACGCCTCGCGTCATGAGCCTTGCCGATGCGCTCCGCGCCTGGCTCGATCACCGCAAGGTTGTACTGGTTCGTCGCTCGCAGCATCGGCTCGAACAGATTGCCAGTCGCCTTGAAGTGCTCGAAGGCTACATCATTGCCTATCTCAACCTCGACGAGGTGATCCGGATCATCCGCGAGGAGGATGATGCCAAGGCAAGCCTGATGGCCACCTTCAGCCTCACCGACAATCAGGCCGAAGCCATCCTCAACATGCGTCTGAGGTCCTTGCGCAAGCTCGAGGAAATCGAGCTCAGGCAGGAGCACAAGAACCTCACCGAGGAAAAGGGCAAGCTCGAAGCGCTGCTCGCCTCCGACAAGCGCCAGTGGGGTGAAATCGCCAGGCAGGTCGAGGCGCTGAAGAAAGCCTATCCGCTGTTCGAGGCCGACGGGACCACGCCCCATCCATTGGGCGCCCGGCGCACCATCCTGGGCGATGCGCCGTCCGCCGACGCGGCCGAGATCACCGAAGCCTTCATCGAGCGCGAGCCGATCACGGTCATCCTTTCCGAAAAGGGCTGGATCCGCGCGCCGCGTGGTCACGCCGTGGAGGTCAATGACGAGAAGGGTTTCAAGACGGGTGATCGCCTGAAGCTCTCCATCAAATGCGAGACCACCAACAAGCTCCTTATGCTTACGACCGGGGGCAAGGTTTACACGCTCGGGGCCGACAAGCTGCCCGGTGGCCGCGGACAGGGTGAACCGGTCCGCATCATGGTCGATATCGAGGAGGGCCAGGACATTGTCGATCTCTTCGTCTACCGTCCGGGCAAGCAGCGCATCATCGCCTCGTCGGCCGGTTACGGCTTTATCGTCCCCGAGGACGATCTCGTCGCCAACACACGCAAGGGCAAGCAGATCCTCAATGTCGGCGCCCCCGAGGAGGCCAGGCTGATCGTGCCGAGCGAAGGCGACCGCGTCGCCGTGATCGGTCAGAACCGCAAGTTGCTTGTGTTCCCGATGGCGCAGTTGGCCACCATGAGCCGCGGCAAGGGCGTCCGTCTCCAGCGCTACAAGGATGGCGGCATTTCCGACATCAAGACCTTCTACGCAGCCGATGGCCTGACCTGGACTGACAGTTCCGGCCGAACGTACACCAAGCCCGCCGAAGAGCTGACCGACTGGAATGGTGACCGCGCCAGCGCCGGCCGCCAACCGCCGACAGGTTTCCCGCGGAACAACAAATTCGTTGGGTGA
- the hemB gene encoding porphobilinogen synthase, with product MTQSWPKHDMSFLAGRRMRRLRQTAWSRDMVRETELLPRDLIWPLFAIEGQNETTPIRTMPGVERLSIDLMVEAARAARDAGIPALAIFPNTPDHLRSEDAAEAYNPDNLMCRALSAIKSAVPDIGLIADVALDEYSANGQDGLVRDGEILNDETVTVMIRSALVQARAGADIIAPSDMMDGRVAALRAALDDEGFEHVQIMSYAAKYASCFYGPFREAVGSGSRLKGDKRTYQMDYANSDEALREIEQDIAEGADSVMIKPGLPYLDIIRRAKDAFNVPIYAYQVSGEYAMIELAGAAGAINRDAAVLESLWAFKRAGANGILTYYALEMARKLGA from the coding sequence ATGACCCAGAGCTGGCCCAAGCACGACATGTCCTTTCTTGCCGGACGGCGCATGCGCCGCCTGCGGCAGACGGCGTGGAGCCGGGACATGGTGCGGGAGACCGAACTGTTGCCGCGCGACCTGATCTGGCCGCTCTTCGCGATCGAGGGACAGAACGAGACGACGCCGATCAGGACCATGCCGGGGGTGGAGCGCCTGTCGATCGACCTGATGGTCGAGGCGGCGCGGGCGGCGCGGGATGCGGGCATTCCGGCCCTCGCGATCTTCCCCAACACGCCGGACCACCTGCGCAGCGAGGATGCGGCGGAAGCCTATAACCCGGACAACCTGATGTGCCGTGCCCTGAGCGCCATCAAGTCGGCGGTGCCCGATATCGGGCTGATCGCCGACGTGGCGCTGGACGAATATTCGGCCAATGGCCAGGACGGGCTGGTGCGGGACGGGGAAATCCTCAACGACGAGACGGTGACGGTGATGATCCGCTCGGCATTGGTGCAGGCCCGCGCCGGTGCGGACATCATCGCCCCGTCGGACATGATGGATGGCCGGGTCGCGGCGCTGCGGGCGGCGCTCGATGACGAGGGTTTCGAGCACGTGCAGATCATGAGCTACGCGGCCAAGTATGCCTCGTGCTTCTACGGGCCATTCCGCGAAGCGGTGGGATCGGGCAGCCGCCTCAAGGGCGACAAGCGTACCTACCAGATGGACTATGCCAATTCGGACGAGGCGCTGCGCGAGATCGAGCAGGATATCGCCGAAGGCGCCGACAGCGTGATGATCAAGCCCGGCCTGCCCTATCTCGATATCATCCGCCGGGCAAAGGACGCCTTCAACGTGCCGATCTACGCCTATCAGGTGAGCGGCGAATACGCGATGATCGAGCTGGCCGGGGCGGCCGGGGCGATCAACCGCGATGCGGCGGTGCTCGAAAGCCTCTGGGCTTTCAAGCGCGCCGGCGCCAACGGCATCCTCACCTATTATGCGCTCGAGATGGCGCGCAAGCTCGGCGCCTAA
- a CDS encoding DMT family transporter — MSTTSAPPALTHQPVRGFVLILVATLLFAYNDSTNKLLLTDYNAPMVTAIRYIGHTLLMLALVAPFHGREIVRTQRTGLVIVRAISLALGSLLVSLALQRMPVAETTAIVYLCPVLVVALSGPVLKEKVGVTAWIAAVIGFAGVLLIARPGGGLDPWGVVFVLGNVMVGVAYNLLSRVLARTERTMAMLFYSALAGAIGFGIFLPWTMHGVAPSALQITLFIGLGVSAWLGHYCFTQSYRYAPAAFIAPMSYMHLLWAGILGWLIFGHAPEPVAIAGMLLVALAGLLSALRTRRGQRPAQLASEDGLTEKAG; from the coding sequence ATGTCGACTACATCCGCGCCCCCGGCGCTGACCCACCAGCCTGTTCGCGGCTTCGTGCTCATTCTCGTTGCCACGCTCTTGTTTGCCTACAACGACAGCACCAACAAGTTGCTTCTCACCGACTATAACGCGCCGATGGTCACGGCCATTCGTTACATCGGCCATACTCTTCTGATGCTTGCACTGGTGGCGCCCTTCCATGGCCGGGAAATCGTGCGCACCCAACGCACCGGGCTCGTCATCGTGCGGGCCATCAGCCTGGCGCTGGGCTCGCTTCTGGTCAGTCTGGCGCTTCAGCGCATGCCCGTCGCCGAGACCACCGCAATCGTCTATCTCTGCCCGGTTCTCGTCGTGGCCTTGTCTGGCCCGGTGCTGAAAGAAAAGGTCGGAGTCACCGCCTGGATCGCCGCCGTCATCGGCTTCGCCGGCGTGTTGCTGATCGCCCGCCCCGGCGGCGGGCTCGATCCCTGGGGGGTAGTCTTCGTGCTCGGCAACGTCATGGTCGGCGTGGCCTACAATCTCCTGTCCCGCGTTCTGGCCCGTACGGAGCGCACGATGGCGATGCTGTTCTATTCGGCTCTGGCCGGTGCCATCGGCTTCGGCATCTTTCTCCCCTGGACCATGCATGGCGTGGCGCCGTCTGCCCTGCAGATCACCCTCTTCATCGGCCTTGGCGTCTCGGCCTGGCTCGGGCACTACTGCTTCACCCAGTCCTATCGATACGCGCCGGCCGCCTTTATCGCCCCGATGAGCTACATGCATCTGCTCTGGGCCGGCATCCTCGGTTGGCTGATCTTCGGCCATGCCCCCGAGCCGGTCGCGATTGCCGGCATGTTGCTGGTGGCGCTGGCGGGCTTACTCAGTGCTCTGCGCACGCGCCGCGGCCAACGCCCGGCCCAGCTCGCTTCCGAGGATGGTCTGACCGAAAAGGCCGGTTAG
- a CDS encoding helix-turn-helix domain-containing protein, protein MFDRSLREWRAQRGLSQMALALLAEVSPRHLSFLESARARPSAAMVLRLSAALDLPLRERNGLLVAAGFAPHYGESDWNSDAMAEVRHAAQLLLGAHSPSPALVLDAAFTILDANEGAFALVGGRPEAGVRLNLAELVFMPGPVRDAIVNWDAVAGYLLHRLRDATRRHGPESNVARVLTRVSRQPGVDGLERDALGAAGVLLPLEFRIDGTVTRWFTTVTSFGGPQDALTEEITIEQFHPVTG, encoded by the coding sequence ATGTTTGACCGGAGCCTGCGGGAATGGCGTGCGCAACGCGGATTGAGCCAGATGGCGCTGGCGCTGCTGGCCGAGGTTTCGCCACGGCACCTGAGCTTTCTCGAATCGGCGCGGGCCCGCCCGAGCGCGGCCATGGTGCTGCGGCTCAGCGCGGCGCTGGACCTGCCGCTGCGCGAACGCAATGGCCTTCTGGTGGCGGCGGGCTTTGCCCCGCACTATGGCGAGAGCGACTGGAACAGCGACGCGATGGCGGAGGTTCGCCACGCCGCGCAACTGCTGCTGGGCGCGCACAGCCCCTCCCCCGCGCTGGTTCTGGACGCGGCGTTCACCATTCTCGATGCCAATGAGGGCGCCTTTGCGCTAGTGGGCGGACGGCCAGAGGCGGGAGTGCGGCTCAACCTGGCGGAGCTGGTGTTCATGCCCGGGCCGGTGCGCGATGCCATCGTCAACTGGGACGCGGTGGCGGGATATCTGCTGCATCGGCTGCGCGATGCAACGCGGCGGCATGGACCCGAATCTAACGTGGCGCGAGTGTTGACGCGGGTAAGCCGGCAGCCCGGGGTCGACGGCCTCGAGCGCGACGCATTGGGCGCAGCCGGGGTGTTGTTACCGCTCGAATTCCGGATCGATGGCACGGTGACGCGCTGGTTCACCACGGTCACCAGCTTTGGCGGGCCGCAGGACGCGCTGACCGAGGAGATCACGATCGAGCAGTTCCACCCGGTGACGGGCTAG
- a CDS encoding RDD family protein: protein MTYDAPDRPSLPDPATAPELFEGLLTRRVMAYLIDLVLIGAIALVLGMAGIILGFLTFGLAWMALVFVVPAAIVIYYGMTLGSPKRATVGMQVMDIVLTPTRGQPLDGWMAIFHAALFWLTFWISWPITILFALFTPRRQMIHDLIMGTLMVRKSPMMRHWQRMRMADQYGV from the coding sequence ATGACATACGACGCGCCCGACCGCCCATCCTTGCCCGATCCTGCGACCGCCCCGGAACTGTTCGAAGGGCTGCTGACGCGACGCGTCATGGCCTACCTCATCGATTTGGTGCTGATCGGCGCCATCGCGCTGGTGCTGGGCATGGCGGGGATCATTCTTGGCTTCCTGACATTTGGTCTGGCCTGGATGGCGCTGGTGTTCGTGGTACCGGCCGCGATCGTCATCTACTACGGCATGACCCTGGGTTCGCCGAAGCGGGCGACAGTGGGCATGCAGGTGATGGATATCGTTCTGACGCCGACCCGCGGACAACCGCTGGATGGGTGGATGGCGATCTTTCACGCCGCGCTGTTCTGGCTGACCTTCTGGATTTCATGGCCGATCACCATCCTGTTCGCGCTGTTCACGCCGCGGCGGCAGATGATTCACGACCTGATCATGGGGACGCTGATGGTGCGCAAGTCGCCCATGATGCGGCATTGGCAGCGCATGCGCATGGCGGATCAATACGGCGTTTGA